In Meleagris gallopavo isolate NT-WF06-2002-E0010 breed Aviagen turkey brand Nicholas breeding stock chromosome 2, Turkey_5.1, whole genome shotgun sequence, the following are encoded in one genomic region:
- the LOC100548533 gene encoding potassium channel subfamily K member 16 has protein sequence MPFLTAPNWQISWTPLLVLGYLFYLLLGAMVFQLLEKQAETHSRNQFHLEKLQFLQNYTCLDRQALEQFIQVLMEAWEKGVNPEQNSTNPSNWDFSNSFFFAGAVVTTIGYGNRSPSTVAGQIFCVFYALLGVPLNLAFLNQLGKGLNARLITLERWVQQPGHDQVVQRLAVAVFLTAGTLLFLVFPPLVFSYVEGWSYGEGFYFTFITLSTIGFGDYVVGTNPNKHYIPFYRSLTAIWIVFGLAWLALVFNVEADLMEKFLQLKWHKPDLSLAEGSPTKLEDEPKQPRIHILT, from the exons atgcccttCCTCACAGCACCCAACTGGCAGATCAGCTGGACTCCACTGCTGGTGCTAGGGTATCTCTTTTACCTCCTCCTGGGTGCTATGGTGTTCCAGTTGCTGGAGAAGCAGGCAGAAACCCACTCTCGGAACCAGTTCCACCTGGAGAAGCTCCAGTTCCTGCAGAACTACACATGCTTGGACAGGCAAGCCCTGGAGCAGTTCATACAG GTCCTCATGGAAGCATGGGAAAAAGGAGTCAACCCAGAACAAAACTCTACGAATCCCAGTAACTGGGACTTCagcaattctttcttttttgcaggAGCTGTTGTCACTACTATAG gCTATGGTAACCGGTCCCCCAGCACAGTGGCAGGACAGatcttctgtgtgttttatgCCTTACTTGGAGTGCCGCTCAACTTGGCCTTCCTTAACCAGTTGGGGAAAGGCCTCAATGCTCGTTTGATTACTCTGGAAAGATGGGTGCAACAGCCAGGCCATGACCAG GTGGTTCAGAGACTGGCCGTGGCTGTCTTCCTGACTGCAGGGACTTTGCTTTTTCTAGTGTTCCCACCACTGGTTTTCAGTTATGTAGAAGGCTGGAGCTATGGAGAAGGCTTTTACTTCACTTTCATCACCCTAAGCACCATTGGATTTGGGGACTATGTAGTAG GCACAAACCCCAACAAGCACTACATCCCATTCTACAGAAGTCTAACTGCAATTTGGATTGTTTTTGGCTTGGCCTGGCTGGCCTTGGTCTTCAACGTGGAAGCTGATTTGATGGAAAAATTCCTTCAGCTCAAGTGGCACAAGCCTGACTTAAGCTTGGCAGAAGGATCCCCAACCAAACTGGAAGATGAACCCAAGCAGCCCAGAATCCACATACTTACCTGA